The sequence below is a genomic window from Thiomonas intermedia.
ACATGGCCGACGCCGCGCGCGACATCGGCGCGCAAGATCTGCACCGGCGCCTGGACACCCAGCATCTGCCGGATGAGCTGCACACCCTGGCGCTGTCGTTCAACGCCACGCTGCAGCGACTGGAGGAATCGTTCGGCCGCATTTCGCAGTTCTCCGCCGACATTGCCCACGAGTTGCGCACACCTATTTCCAACCTCTGGGGCGAGCTGGAAGTGGCGCTGGGCCGCCCGCGCGAGCCGGGGCAATACCGCGAGGCGCTTGAGTCGGCGGTGGAGGAATGCGCGCGCTTGTCGAACATGATCCAGGCCTTGTTGTTCCTGGCGCAGACCGAGCAGCCTGACGCCGCGCTGCGCTTGGAGCGTCTGGATGCGGCGTATGAACTGAACGCCCTGGCCGAGTTCTTCGATGCCGCCGCAGCCGAGGCCGGGGTGCGCCTGCAGGTGCAGGCGGCGTCCGGGCTGGCGCTGCGCGCCGACCGCATGTTGCTGCAGCGCGCCTTGGTCAACCTCATCGGCAACGCGCTGGCGCACACGCCTGCAGGCGGCGTGGTGACGCTGTCCGCCCAGCCATGCGCTGCGCTGTCCACCCAGGCCCAAGGCGCGTGTCTGCACCTTGAAGTGGCCGACACCGGCTGCGGCATCGCCGCCGAGCACCTGCCCTATCTGTTCGACCGCTTCTACCGCGCCGATCCGGCGCGCAGCCGCAGTCGCGGTGGCCTGGGGCTGGGCCTGGCGCTGGTGCGCAACATTGTTCGC
It includes:
- a CDS encoding heavy metal sensor histidine kinase, whose product is MSPPHWWGGFALRRLRQYGLPPRSLAARMAAAFALTLALILLAASTWVYWGLNARMMQEDRESVLRKLDTAVAVLRSHAADSDELRQEAYLPLPPDAPRDLFLRLRAADGRVLLQTPGFNAALDAARFDALQANGAPSLRKVQLHHDLHFLTAMLPVMGRLSAGAPLQPMRIEVALNRSTESHILADYRLRLTVVLLTAILVAAAAGYVIAWRGLRPLRHMADAARDIGAQDLHRRLDTQHLPDELHTLALSFNATLQRLEESFGRISQFSADIAHELRTPISNLWGELEVALGRPREPGQYREALESAVEECARLSNMIQALLFLAQTEQPDAALRLERLDAAYELNALAEFFDAAAAEAGVRLQVQAASGLALRADRMLLQRALVNLIGNALAHTPAGGVVTLSAQPCAALSTQAQGACLHLEVADTGCGIAAEHLPYLFDRFYRADPARSRSRGGLGLGLALVRNIVRLHGGGVGAASSMGQGTRVWLDWPAWESAPQG